The window AGACACCGGTGCTCGCGCTCGAAGGCATAGCGGTCTACACCAACAAGGTGCCTTCGGGTTCGTTTCGGGCTCCGGCCGGACCGATGGCGAATTTTGCCGTCGAAAGCCAGATGGACATCATCGCCCGGGATCTCGGCATCGATCCGCTTGAAATCCGGCTGCGCAATATCGTCAGGGAAGGCGATCTCGGCCCGTCCGGTGAAATACACAAGTCGGTCAGCATCGAAGAATGCCTCCGCCGGGCCGCCGATGCGATCGGGTGGGAGCAACGCAACCCGGAGCCAGGCCGCGGCAAAGGGATCGCCTGCAGCTGGTGGATGACCACCGGCGGCTCGTCGGGTGTCTACGTCAAGATCAACCCGGATGGCACCGCAACGCTGGTGAGCGGTGCGGTCGAAATCGGCAGTGGCGCCATCACCGGCGCTGCGCAGGTGCTGGCGGAGGAGTTGTCGCTCGATCTCACCGACATCAACGTCGCCGGGGTGGATACCCAAACCGCGCCGTTCGACTATGGCGCACAGGGCAGCCGAACAGCTTTCTCGGTCGGCAACGCCTGCCTCGCCGCCGCCAGCGATCTGCGGCGACAGATGTTCGACCTCGCCGCCAGGCAACTTGACGCGGAGGTCAACACGATGGTGTTGCGCGACAAGCACGTGGTGGCCGGCTCCAAGTCTATTTCGATTGCGGAGCTGGCCCGCATCTCCCGTCTTTCGGGCGGAGGCCTGATCGCCCATGGCACGGCGATTTCGCCGTCTCCTGCCTACGACCCGACCCGCCTCGAGAACCATCCGCTGCCGGCGTGGAATTCGCCGAGTTATCATGCCCATGCAGTCGACCTGTCGGTCGATTCGGCGACCGGAAGCGTGACTATCAACCGCTACGTCGTTGCGCAGGATGTGGGATTTGCGATCAACCCGACCTATATCGAGGGGCAGATCGAGGGCGGCGTGGCGCAGGGAATTGGCCAGGCTCTCTCGGAAGAGATTGTCTACAACGAAGGGACGGTCGTGAACGCCAACCTGACCGACTACAAGATGCCGACGGCGCAGGATATGCCCGATGTCGAATGCATCCTCGTCGAGTGTGCATCGGCGGCAGGTCCCTATGGTGCCAAGGGCGTCGGCGAGCCGCCTTGCATCCAGCCCCCGGCCGCGATCAATAATGCCATCGCCGCGGCCACCGGGTTCTGGCTGGATTCACTGCCGATGACCGCTGAAAAGATCGCGAAACAGCTGCGGGCAAGTCGGGCATGATGCGGGTCGAAGTCCACATGCACGGAAACCTCCGGCGATTTCTGCCGGACGGCGTTTCGTCCGTTGAACTGGACTTGCCGGACGGCACGCGTGTCTGCGACGTCATTGAACGTTTGAGGGCGGATGACGAGATTTGGCTGGCATCGATCGGCGAAGACGTCGTACCGGTGTCGGCGCAATTGAGCGACAGGGCTTCGCTCAATCTGTTTCCGATTCTCGAGGGTGGCTGAGCTCCCAGGACTTTCTTACATAATGCCGCATGGCTCCCCGCATTTATGCTGACCGCGCTGGCGGGGATTCCCACGGTTATGCCCAGCGATGATCTGGCCGTCGTGATGGTCGAGGCTTGCAGGCGTTCGGATCTGCCGCTCGAGGATGGCGACATCATTCCGATCACGACGTCGCGCACCGTTTCGGTCGCTGTAAAATTCAGTATGAGGCGTTGAGGGCATTTTGATCTCGAATTGGATAAGTGGAAAAGCGTGCCGTTTCGCTACTGCCAGCGGTCCCACAACTCCGTTTTCTCTGCCGCAGTGAAACCTCGATGATATCCTTGACCCAGGCATGCCTCGGCGCGGACAGGACGTCCATCGTCGGACCCGCTTCCACCACGAGCGCACCGTCATCCTGACGGTCAAGACCGAGCTTTATGTCCAGGCGGCCGCGTCACTGAGCTCTGATTTTCCGCTGCTGGTCGCCCGGCCCCTCATCGATCCGCCAGTCACACGCGAGATCGACGTGGCTCATCGGGATGACCGCTCGCTTTCCCCCGCGGCCGAGGTCTTCGTTCGTCTGTTGAAAATGGGAGCGACACAATTGCAGTCACCGAGCGAGCGACTTCTAGACGCAGAAATTTCCCCGGAACCTTTAAGGCCATCTTGGCACTTATGATGCTGAACCGAGTATCTCTGCCGAGATTCCGCGATCACGCTGCAGGAATTCCACGGTGTTGCCATCCGGATCCTCGACGAAAATGGTGCCAATCCCGAAATCGAGCGCTTCATCGGCCGAAGTGACATCGTGACGATGCGCTTGATCGACAGTGAGCTGATAGGGACGCAGACCGTGGGCAAGGAGCAAAGCGGCAACATCTTCGAGCCGTGCAACTTCCAAAGTGAAGTGCCTGGCTGCGTTGATATGACCGAGGTCAGGTCGCGACGGCATCAGGTGCACTGAAAAATGGTCCCCCGCAAAAAGCCAGTTCGGCTTCTTCTCGCACGGGGTAAGGCCAAGAATGCCGACGTAAAACGCTTCGGCGCGGCCCATGTTTTCCACGGGAACGCCGACGTGGTGCAGCCCCATTATAAGCAAAAGATCCTCCTAC is drawn from Nitrobacteraceae bacterium AZCC 2146 and contains these coding sequences:
- a CDS encoding CO/xanthine dehydrogenase Mo-binding subunit (product_source=COG1529; cath_funfam=3.30.365.10; cog=COG1529; pfam=PF01315,PF02738; smart=SM01008; superfamily=54665,56003), which encodes MNAHSRRVAGQRLPRLDGIGKVTGKHVYAADFTLPGMLFGKVLRSRRAHALIRKLDISRAAAIPGIRGIITSADIPAVRFGQAVRDTSVFALDRVLFAGHPIAAVAATSLEIAEQAIAAIDVEFEDLPTLFDPEAALDSNIRIHPDWETYKALPIIARSGNISGRARIRAGDVNEAFASAYRVYEHRFTTPLVHPGYTEPRTAVADWDANSNVTVWSNTQLPFDTQNTLAEILDLPAARIRVIVPGIGGGFGGKLRIGVEHFAALLARKTARPVKVMTTCEDELTSAYPRQATVVTLKTGVDREGRLLAREGRIIVDCGAFAGSGPGTAAISLQIMAGPYKTPVLALEGIAVYTNKVPSGSFRAPAGPMANFAVESQMDIIARDLGIDPLEIRLRNIVREGDLGPSGEIHKSVSIEECLRRAADAIGWEQRNPEPGRGKGIACSWWMTTGGSSGVYVKINPDGTATLVSGAVEIGSGAITGAAQVLAEELSLDLTDINVAGVDTQTAPFDYGAQGSRTAFSVGNACLAAASDLRRQMFDLAARQLDAEVNTMVLRDKHVVAGSKSISIAELARISRLSGGGLIAHGTAISPSPAYDPTRLENHPLPAWNSPSYHAHAVDLSVDSATGSVTINRYVVAQDVGFAINPTYIEGQIEGGVAQGIGQALSEEIVYNEGTVVNANLTDYKMPTAQDMPDVECILVECASAAGPYGAKGVGEPPCIQPPAAINNAIAAATGFWLDSLPMTAEKIAKQLRASRA
- a CDS encoding sulfur carrier protein ThiS (product_source=COG2104; cath_funfam=3.10.20.30; cog=COG2104; superfamily=54285), with the protein product MMRVEVHMHGNLRRFLPDGVSSVELDLPDGTRVCDVIERLRADDEIWLASIGEDVVPVSAQLSDRASLNLFPILEGG
- a CDS encoding F420-0:gamma-glutamyl ligase (product_source=COG1478; cath_funfam=3.30.1330.100; cog=COG1478; superfamily=144010) is translated as MLTALAGIPTVMPSDDLAVVMVEACRRSDLPLEDGDIIPITTSRTVSVAVKFSMRR
- a CDS encoding catechol 2,3-dioxygenase-like lactoylglutathione lyase family enzyme (product_source=COG0346; cath_funfam=3.10.180.10; cog=COG0346; pfam=PF00903; superfamily=54593) — protein: MLIMGLHHVGVPVENMGRAEAFYVGILGLTPCEKKPNWLFAGDHFSVHLMPSRPDLGHINAARHFTLEVARLEDVAALLLAHGLRPYQLTVDQAHRHDVTSADEALDFGIGTIFVEDPDGNTVEFLQRDRGISAEILGSAS